Proteins encoded within one genomic window of Flavobacterium gilvum:
- a CDS encoding NAD(P)-dependent oxidoreductase, with protein sequence MSTEKIGWIGLGNMGIPMVKNLLKANYEVTVFNRTKEKEQELINLGAKSGANPQELIQNCDVVFTMLTNDDAVKEVFLSETGLLSKPETGKLIINMSTISPETSKFLAEISNKHQIEFLDAPVSGSVKPAQDGALIILVGGSTKNYERARPLLDILGKLSLLLGEIGVGSSAKLAINYFLALNIQGLAETVLFAEKNGVSRENMLTIVNEGACGNGITNIKTPSLLSNQYPAAFPLKLLHKDLNLAKEEGLNTPLFHPLFESFKQAKDNGLGEEDVMAIIKSL encoded by the coding sequence ATGAGTACAGAGAAAATAGGATGGATTGGCCTTGGAAATATGGGCATCCCGATGGTGAAAAACCTTCTCAAAGCCAATTATGAAGTAACCGTTTTCAACAGAACAAAAGAAAAAGAACAGGAATTAATCAATCTTGGTGCAAAATCGGGCGCAAATCCGCAGGAATTAATTCAGAATTGTGACGTCGTATTTACAATGTTAACCAATGATGATGCAGTAAAAGAGGTTTTCCTAAGCGAAACAGGTCTGTTATCCAAACCCGAAACCGGAAAACTCATCATAAATATGAGTACGATTTCACCTGAAACGTCAAAGTTCTTGGCTGAAATATCCAACAAACATCAAATTGAATTTCTAGATGCTCCCGTATCAGGAAGTGTAAAACCCGCTCAGGATGGCGCACTTATTATTCTTGTAGGCGGTAGCACAAAAAATTACGAAAGAGCCAGACCTTTGCTTGATATATTGGGAAAATTGTCACTTCTCTTGGGAGAAATAGGCGTTGGAAGTTCAGCAAAATTAGCTATCAACTACTTTCTGGCATTAAACATACAGGGATTGGCCGAGACCGTTTTATTTGCCGAAAAAAATGGAGTGAGCCGCGAAAATATGCTTACCATTGTCAACGAGGGAGCTTGTGGAAATGGGATAACCAATATAAAAACACCGTCCCTTTTATCCAACCAATATCCAGCTGCATTTCCGTTGAAACTTTTACATAAAGACCTAAATCTTGCCAAAGAAGAAGGCTTAAACACGCCATTATTTCACCCGCTATTTGAAAGCTTTAAACAGGCAAAAGACAATGGCTTGGGGGAGGAAGATGTAATGGCAATCATCAAAAGTCTTTAA